In the Helicobacter cetorum MIT 99-5656 genome, TTTAAAAAGGATTTGCTGTAAGGCTAAAGGCACTAACACGGACTCTCTCTCATGCCACTTAGGATGGGGCAAGGTCAAATAAGCTTGATTCAACACCACCTTATTAAAGGCAAGAATATCAATATCCAAAGTCCTTGGAGCGTCCTTAAAATCACGCTTTCTTTTGCGACCAAAACGCCTTTCTATATAAAAAACTAAAGCAAAAAATTCACGCAAACTCAAATATGTCCTAAGCACAATCGTAGCATTATAAAAAGTGGGTTGCTGAGTATAGCCAAAGGGTGGGTTCAAATAGATAGGAGAAGTTAAAAGTCTTCCTATGCCACTATGATTTTTCAACCACAAGTAGCATCGCTCTAAAGTTTTTAGCGGACTTTTTATATTGCCCCCAATCCCTAACACAACCCTATTAGAAAAACACACCCCACTCTTAGAAGCACTCGGAAAAAAATGTGTCAAAAGAATCTTATGCATTAGAGAATTTCGGCCTTAGAATTTTTAATCACTACCAAATCTTCAATACGCACCCCAAAAAACCCCGGAATATAAATCCCAGGTTCTACAGAAAAGACCATACCCTCTTCTAGGATAGTCTCGCTTCGTGAAGAAATATAAGGAAGCTCATGAATATCTAATCCAATGCCATGCCCTGTGCTATGAGTAAAATACTCACCATAACCACATTCAACAATCACTCCCCTAGCCAAACTATCAGCTTCCTTACCCGTCATACCT is a window encoding:
- the folK gene encoding 2-amino-4-hydroxy-6-hydroxymethyldihydropteridine diphosphokinase, with the protein product MHKILLTHFFPSASKSGVCFSNRVVLGIGGNIKSPLKTLERCYLWLKNHSGIGRLLTSPIYLNPPFGYTQQPTFYNATIVLRTYLSLREFFALVFYIERRFGRKRKRDFKDAPRTLDIDILAFNKVVLNQAYLTLPHPKWHERESVLVPLALQQILFKNGELK